A window of Nonomuraea angiospora genomic DNA:
CCGCCATGAGAGCCGCGCTCAACGCCGTACGCATCCACGGCGGCTACGGCTACTCCACCGAGTTCGACGTCGAACGCTACTTCCGCGACGCGCCGCTGATGATCGTCGGCGAGGGCACCAACGAGATCCAGCGCAACGTCATCGCCGTACAGCTGGTCAAACGCGGCGGGCTGGACTGACCGGCACCCTACGTCCGCGGCGTCGCGGGCCTGCGGGCACGGACCCAGCGGAAGATCGACGGCCCGCCCGCGAAGCACCACAGCGCCACGACCGGGTCGCAGATGGCGCAGCCGAAGGAGGAGATGGCGGAGAAGGGCAGGATGGGGTTGCCCTGGAGGTGGTGCAGGACGTCCCAGGCGGTGTGGAGCAGCCAGCCGACACCGATCCAGGTCCAGCTGTTCAGCCCTCGATAGGCGACGTAGGTCATGACGACCGGCAGGACGAACTCCCAGTACCCGAGCCCGCCCCCGCTGAGGTAGGCGGCGCCCGCCCCGCCGACCAGCACGGCGTTGAACGGGCGCCGATGCGGCTCGGGGATCAGGGACAGGAGGCAAACGCAGATCAGCCCGATGACGATCGGCATGATGACGGACATGGGGTGTGGCGATCCTTTCTTGATCAGGGGGTTCTCGCAGCGCAACGCTAGAGCGCGCGGCCACGGCTCCCCATGGGCTGGATCGACAACTTCCAACGGGTTCCCGCCATCCGGCCGAACCCGCGAGCGCCTACCGTGTCCTCATGCACACGGTGGCGGTCCTGGCTCTGGACCATGTGGTGGCGGCCGACCTGGCGACGCCGATCGAGGTGTTCGGGCGGGCCCGGCTGGCGGACGGGCGTAGCCCGTACCGGATCCTGGTCTGCGCCGCGACGCCGCAGGTGGCCGGCGACGCCTTCACGCTCATCGCCCCGCACGGCCTGCGGGCGCTGCGGGAGGCGGACACGATCGTCGTGCCGGGCTGCTCCGAGCGGGCCGCGCCGCCGGCCCCGGAGGTGCTCGACGCCCTGCGCGCGGCGGCCGCCGCAGGCACCCGGATCGCCTCCATCTGCGCGGGCGCGTTCACCCTCGCCGCGGCCGGGCTGCTGGACGGGCTGAGCGCGACCACGCACTGGGCGGCGGCGCACCGGCTGGCCCAGCAGTTCCCCCGGGTGGACGTGCGGCCGGACGTCCTGTACGTCGACAACGGCCAGATCCTGACCTCGGCCGGGGCCGCCGCCGGCCTGGACCTGTGCCTGCACGTCATCCGGCGCGACTTCGGCTCGGCGGTCGCCGCCGACTCGGCCCGGCTGTCGGTGATGCCCCTGGAACGGGAGGGCGGGCAGGCTCAGTTCATCGTCCACGCCCGGCCGCCGGTGCCCCAGGGGTCGCTGCTGGAGCCGGTGCTGTCGTGGATCGAGGACAACCTCGACCAGGAGGTGACCTTGGCGGAGATGGCCCTGCGCGGCGGGATGAGCGAGCGGACCTTCAGCCGCCGCTTCCGCGAGCAGACCGGCACCACGCCGCTGCAGTGGCTGCTGCGCGCCCGCGTACGCCGGGCGCAGTTCCTGCTGGAGAACACCGACCACGGCGTCGAACGCATCGCCACGCAGGCCGGGTTCGGCTCGGCGACGGCGTTCCGGGAGCGGTTCAAGCGGGTCGTCGGCGTCACGCCGCAGTCCTACCGCTCCTCCTTCCGGACGAACGCCTCCTGAGCTCAGCGCTGATCGGCGCAGCCCGACGCCCGGCACTTCTCGATGAT
This region includes:
- a CDS encoding DUF6010 family protein is translated as MSVIMPIVIGLICVCLLSLIPEPHRRPFNAVLVGGAGAAYLSGGGLGYWEFVLPVVMTYVAYRGLNSWTWIGVGWLLHTAWDVLHHLQGNPILPFSAISSFGCAICDPVVALWCFAGGPSIFRWVRARRPATPRT
- a CDS encoding GlxA family transcriptional regulator, translating into MHTVAVLALDHVVAADLATPIEVFGRARLADGRSPYRILVCAATPQVAGDAFTLIAPHGLRALREADTIVVPGCSERAAPPAPEVLDALRAAAAAGTRIASICAGAFTLAAAGLLDGLSATTHWAAAHRLAQQFPRVDVRPDVLYVDNGQILTSAGAAAGLDLCLHVIRRDFGSAVAADSARLSVMPLEREGGQAQFIVHARPPVPQGSLLEPVLSWIEDNLDQEVTLAEMALRGGMSERTFSRRFREQTGTTPLQWLLRARVRRAQFLLENTDHGVERIATQAGFGSATAFRERFKRVVGVTPQSYRSSFRTNAS